GATGACCATTCTAGCCTTCGCCTTAGACCCACGTCTGAGGACTCGCTTCAATGTGCTAATCGTCAACCTGGCTGTAGCTGATCTCCTGTACTGCACCATACTGCAGCCCATCTCAGTCGACTCCTATCTACACCTCAGATGGCGCAGTGGTCAGCTCTGGTGCAGAATCTTCGgcctgctcctcttcctgtccAACTCTGTCTCCATTATTACCCTCTGCCTGGTGGCAGTGAGCAGATATCTGTTGGTTGCAAAACGAACTGTGTTTGATCGTGTCTTCTCTGACCGTGGTCTAACTTTACTCCTGGTCTCAGCGTGGGCTCTGGGCCTGGTCACTTTTGGCCCACTCTGGCCTGTTTACGTGTTCGTGCCACAGGTGTGCACATGCAGCTTCCATCGTACCAGGGGTCGCCCCTACACCACCATCCTGCTCTTTTTCTACTTCTTTGTCGGGCTGGGCTGTGTTGGCGCATTCTACCTGCTCATTTACAGACGCGTCCAGATTGCCTCACAGGCTCTGCTTCGCTACAGGCTCAGCCGCCGGTCATCCAGGAAGAAACCGGCTTCTTCAGCACAAGGGACAGATGATAGTGGAGTAGAGAGTGGCATGGCCAACACGTGTAGCTGTGAGATGAGCAGCCAGGCGGATATAACCCAAAATAAGGATGAGATCACCTCCATAAAGCCACCCCCATCTACCCAGGGTACTGCCACAGCCTTAAATTCATCAACAGCCAACAAGTCTCCACCTGAAATTGTCCGTGCACCACTTGTATCCACACCTGCACCCACCACTGAAGCATCTTCATCCCACTCAGCAACTTCAGGAGATGATGGTGAATTTAAGCGAGTGACTCGTATGtgcttcactgtttttctgtgtttcgtCTTTTGCTTTGTCCCGTTCCTGTTGCTCAACATAGCCGACAAACATAACCGTGCCCCACAGGTACTGCACATGCTCTGTGCAAACCTCACCTGGCTCAACAGCTGTATCAACCCTGTGCTCTATGCTGTCATGAACAGACAATTTCGACAGGCCTACCATGTGCTGCTCACCAGGGCTGCTGCACCTTTCACCTATCTCTGGACGCAGTGGAAGGCTCTGAGATCCTGATTTCCATGAACTTGAACTTGCCTGATGTAAACCCAGTATGATGCTGTGTTGTTCTACTCAAATATAAGACGACTTAAATTCAGCCACTATGAACTTTTAAgttatttttgtgtgatttattaagtagagaaagagagagagagaaggaagtcTTAGCTCTCATAAAGTGAACCAAAACACAAGCTTGATTTAAAAGATCAGTGTTAGATGTGATTTATGTTGCATTACCaacatttcagaaatgtttaactcctttgttgtttgcttttacagtgtgttgtttACGTATAGCGTTTATGTATAGCATTACATAACATGTTTATCTCATGTATGTAATAAATTCTATTTTGTAATACATATTCCGAAGTTGCATTCAGAAATTTGAGCAACAACTAGCCTACACGTCACCACCGCTTTCTGTTTTTTAGGTGTCTGTTTCATCATGTGAAAAACCACCAATGTTACAAAATCGGCACAGGATATTCCTGTCTAACACAACATGCTTTATTTTAGTCATTCAGGAACTTATGACTCTTCCCAGTGTCTCATCTTTGCATTGCCTCATGCATGACTAATAAGAAGGGTTTGTGTGTTATGGCCTTTAGTTTGACATGTGGGTGGAGTGTGAGGGCATAGGTCTGTTTGACTTCCGTCAACGTTGTCATTTACTGAAGATACCGACAGAGGCAAAgaacattcatacatacatgcCCACACTATACTAACTGCTGCATGTTGGTATTTAACAAGAAGACTAAAAGTCTAAAGCAATATGCCTGACTCTTTGAGGTGATAACTCTTATTCCAACCAACAAGACAAAGCCATTttttagatgaaaaaaaaaggaaagacagcACAAATCTTCAGCCCTCTAAACAAGCCACTGTTGTCAAAGTTCATACTTCTGACCATTATCACTTTATCCCCTGCCTAGATAAGCGTATCTCAGAGTGCCCCAGGAGGAGGTTTACCACCATACCAACCATAAGTCACAATGTCCCTGGTACCTTTGTTGCATTAACGGTAGCATGTTTTAGCCAAGGGATGCCAGTCATTAGTTATAAAGGTATTCTGTCATGAACTTCTACGATAGATAAGTGGAaacagaaattttgacttttaagcGTCACTTTCAAGTCAAGGGATCACCAGAGTCGTTAGCGTTCAACCACATTTCACGAGAATTAATCCAAACTGCACTGTGCTATTTCTCTGCCGTCCTCCGTCAAAAGTATGTCATAAGTCAAATTAGTGATTAAAAAATCTCCTATGATCGAATTttgcaagaagaagaagagtaaaACATCAAAACGGATATAACTACAGACAATTTAACACCAAGTGTATGGCTAATGATCACAACGGCTAACTAGCTGAAGCGCTGCATGGGCTAAAGTTTCTTCCTCAGCCTTTTACAGCCAACTCTCAGAGCACAGCAACATTTCGAGGCGTGTTTTCTGGTCGCCTGGCGAAAATAAGTGAGGTACTCACCGACCTTTGCGctcctgagaagaaaaaaaaacccgtTCAGCTTGCTAGCTGTCCGACTTTACTCTCCAGCCTTCGTGTATGGTAGACGGTAAGGTACTGTTCTTCAGtcctgctgaaaacagctgtttattAGTGGTGGGTGAGTGAAGCCAAAACTGAAAGCCACCAGAGAGCCTAAAATCTCCACAAGGCCCACagagtttggttttatttaaatatttttattcggGTAACTTAACATTTTGATTGGCGCTGCTCTCTGACAATGACTCTGCCCTCTTGGTTAAATGTTAAACTGTCAGCACAGATTCAATGAAAAATAACTTCCCGTGTTCCCATACTTGTTCATACAATATTCACTTATTAATGAACAGAACACAGAATCGCTCATATCCATTTAATTAAATGAGCAGGTTAACATAAAATCATACATTATAAGGAGGAAGTGCCATGTTTTATGAAAACAGTTCATCACAAGCTGTAGCTAGGaacatagaaaaacacaaagggtctcacaaaaaaacaacaataaattatGTGCAGCCTGTGTAATGTACCCTACAACACCTCATATAAGCATTTTCCCACCAGCTTTAATAGTCTTTTTTCTTGCCTTTATGATGCACAATGGTTAAGGGGTCTAGTACAGGTGACTGGGACACCAATGGAATGGATATGATTTCAGTATATTCAATTATGTCCACATTGTGCAGACAGTctttcaaaatgattttaaacagtAATTaacataatgaaaatgaattataAATCTTATATCATAATGATTTAAAGATTCACATGAACACTGGATACAGACTGAAAAAATGTTCTAAAATATGAACTAACAATTTCAGAAGTGCTGTCaagaatttcaaataaaaacagtatacGAAGCAAACTATTATGTTAACATGACAGATGCTGTGATGTAAGTAGCTGAGAGCAAAGCTGATAATACAGTGGTTTGGTTAAACATACAGAACAGATGCTTAATGGAAAATGCTTCCACAGGGTTGTAGGGGCAGGCAATTAAACTCTGGAAAATTGAAATCAGGCAGCTCTGGCTCATCTTCAAAGATGCTAGAGTCAACTAAGATGTTGGAGTTGTGGGGAAAAATCACTAAATCCTCCTGTGGGGCTACCACAGACTCAGACAGCATGGGATCAGTGTGATAGGTTTCCATAGCCGAATCCAGAGGATGAGGGCTCCCGTTGTGttctgagagcagagaaaaggacAAGAGAAGAGATACTGACTTTGGCTGTCACGGttgctttgtttatttctggCACTGCTTTCAATGGGGAAGTAAGAGTAACAAAAATGTGTTGAGCtcagcagccaaaaaaaagaaagaacagaattTCTGTGTAAGAGTGTACAAAACGGATTTGATCTCATGCAACGCAATTAATTGCATGCAGTGTTAGTACACCTGGTTcatgtttaatatttgtattttcttttcagtttgtttaaatttcaaCAAAATCCATCACCAAGTTCTTCTAAAGCTCACAAATGAATTTGTTAacgacacagaggaggagacacaaGGAAGTTACTGGTCGTGACCAAGAAATCATCTAGTACACAACCCCTAAAACAgcaaattgtcatttttacacttcagtttttgtatggatttaGCAGACAAAACGATAACTATAATTAATTACTGTGCTTTAGAGGTGCCAGTACCATTTTGTTACTGTTTCACAAAGTGTTAGACAAAAGGTCAAACTGGACTCCCAAATGTCCAAAAATGTTTCTTCGTGTCTTTCCAAACTATGAAAAGTATATCTGTAGCGCACTGAAATTTAATCACtaaaaaatttaattattattattattattattattattgtggtAGCTAGATTATCTTGATTTCTATAATATACAGTCTTCCAATTCATTTCAGTGAATGCGCCAAGAAAAGTGATTGTTTCAGGCATGAGAAAGTAGACTCAAAAAGCAAACTGAATAAAGTTGTTAGAAGAGTTTGGCTCAACTGATCCACCGCTACACCTGTTAGATTTTGGGTTCTAGCTCACACCCGCTGCAAAGTGGTGCCAAGCGTGACGCAAGTGTCTTTGCTAGTAGCCACTTTTCCCATCCAGTGCCTATATTATTTAAATAGCACATGCCCTTGCACCCATGTGAGCACACATGGGCGTGCTGGTCTTAAACTGAGGTGTGGTCCGGGGCATTGTTGGCACATTGCTATCGTGAGACAGTGGAAAGTGACTGTGtgagtggccaaaaaaaacctgAAGCCAGTGGAAcagttttttctctgttattttAAGTGCAGATTATCAAGATGGTAATACGCACCCACACGTACACTCTGCTTGTTGCACACACAGGGACatgcagcagcacacaaacatacaaaagaTCCTTACCACCTGGCAAATTGGCAGATTTTGATAGCAATCTGCCAATCCTCTTGGCTTTTAAAGAGAATGGAAGATGGCTCTCTGGTTCGTTGCAAGAGACAAAGTA
This region of Toxotes jaculatrix isolate fToxJac2 chromosome 3, fToxJac2.pri, whole genome shotgun sequence genomic DNA includes:
- the LOC121179469 gene encoding G-protein coupled receptor 84-like produces the protein MLMNHTNQTEDDLFSCYSPSVVGYRYFAVLWGCAVTITGTVGNLMTILAFALDPRLRTRFNVLIVNLAVADLLYCTILQPISVDSYLHLRWRSGQLWCRIFGLLLFLSNSVSIITLCLVAVSRYLLVAKRTVFDRVFSDRGLTLLLVSAWALGLVTFGPLWPVYVFVPQVCTCSFHRTRGRPYTTILLFFYFFVGLGCVGAFYLLIYRRVQIASQALLRYRLSRRSSRKKPASSAQGTDDSGVESGMANTCSCEMSSQADITQNKDEITSIKPPPSTQGTATALNSSTANKSPPEIVRAPLVSTPAPTTEASSSHSATSGDDGEFKRVTRMCFTVFLCFVFCFVPFLLLNIADKHNRAPQVLHMLCANLTWLNSCINPVLYAVMNRQFRQAYHVLLTRAAAPFTYLWTQWKALRS